In one Petrotoga mexicana DSM 14811 genomic region, the following are encoded:
- the cas4 gene encoding CRISPR-associated protein Cas4, translating into MDDNIITGYSVLAYSICPREAWFVLRRFTPEQDNPYIELGRFLHKNSYEGKGEKEIKLPGAVIDLIWNDNKCTIVGEIKKSSKSFKGAKIQLLYYLKLLEDMGVQAKGEILLPKEKKRIPIVFDEEAKKEIQDILLKLNELIESPVPPPPKWIGMCSKCGFAELCWAGEE; encoded by the coding sequence ATGGATGACAATATCATTACAGGATATTCAGTTTTAGCTTATTCAATATGTCCAAGAGAAGCTTGGTTTGTTTTAAGGAGATTCACTCCTGAACAAGATAACCCTTACATAGAACTAGGAAGGTTTTTACACAAGAATTCTTATGAAGGGAAAGGTGAAAAAGAAATAAAACTTCCAGGAGCAGTGATTGATTTAATTTGGAATGATAATAAGTGTACCATAGTTGGAGAAATCAAAAAATCCTCAAAGTCTTTTAAAGGAGCCAAAATCCAGTTATTATATTATTTAAAATTATTGGAGGATATGGGCGTTCAAGCAAAGGGGGAAATTCTGTTGCCAAAAGAAAAAAAGAGAATTCCCATTGTATTCGATGAGGAAGCCAAAAAAGAAATACAAGATATACTTCTTAAACTCAATGAATTAATTGAATCGCCTGTTCCACCTCCACCAAAATGGATAGGGATGTGTTCAAAATGTGGCTTTGCAGAATTATGTTGGGCGGGAGAGGAATAA